A genomic stretch from Arsenophonus sp. aPb includes:
- a CDS encoding Rpn family recombination-promoting nuclease/putative transposase encodes MAMKKTLSHHDSLFKKFLGDIAIAKDFLEIHLPENIRKLCDFSTLAMESGSFIEPDLRSQCSDMLYSVQTTAGKGYIYTLIEHQSRPEKLMAFRLLRYSVAAMHQHLEQGNKTLPVVIPLLFYQGKTSPYPYSTQWLDCFADPELAKSVYMQAFPLVDVTAIPDEEIIKHRRVALMELVMKHIRARDMLEFSQEIAGLLNQYVIQPELFKGLMYYIVERGNTSDAKQFLHQIAEKADDYREVVMTIAEQLRREGEQKGILKGIQKGKLEGKLEGIQEGMQKGKLEAQLEIAKQMLESGMNRLSVMKFTGLSESELRNLFKD; translated from the coding sequence GTGGCGATGAAAAAAACACTTTCCCATCATGATAGCTTGTTTAAAAAATTCCTTGGCGATATTGCGATTGCAAAGGATTTCCTGGAAATCCATTTGCCTGAAAATATTCGCAAATTGTGTGATTTTAGTACGTTAGCAATGGAGTCCGGTAGTTTTATTGAACCCGATCTGCGTAGTCAATGCTCTGATATGCTCTATTCTGTGCAAACAACAGCGGGAAAAGGGTATATTTACACGCTTATAGAACATCAAAGCCGGCCAGAAAAATTGATGGCTTTCAGGTTGTTAAGATATAGTGTGGCGGCAATGCATCAGCATCTTGAGCAAGGTAATAAAACCTTGCCGGTCGTGATACCGCTACTGTTTTATCAAGGTAAAACTTCACCTTATCCTTACAGTACCCAATGGCTCGATTGCTTTGCTGATCCAGAACTGGCAAAATCTGTCTATATGCAAGCATTCCCTCTGGTTGACGTTACAGCCATTCCTGACGAGGAAATCATAAAGCATCGACGTGTTGCGCTGATGGAGTTAGTGATGAAACATATCCGAGCACGTGATATGCTAGAATTTAGTCAGGAGATAGCAGGTTTATTGAATCAGTATGTAATACAACCAGAGTTGTTTAAAGGATTAATGTATTATATTGTTGAGCGGGGGAATACTTCGGATGCAAAACAGTTTTTGCATCAGATTGCGGAAAAAGCGGATGATTATCGAGAGGTTGTAATGACTATTGCAGAACAGTTACGTCGAGAAGGCGAACAAAAAGGTATTCTTAAAGGAATTCAAAAAGGTAAACTTGAAGGTAAACTTGAAGGCATTCAAGAAGGGATGCAAAAAGGCAAGCTTGAAGCACAACTTGAGATAGCAAAGCAGATGCTCGAAAGTGGTATGAACAGGCTGTCAGTGATGAAATTTACTGGATTGTCAGAGTCTGAATTAAGAAACCTGTTTAAAGATTAA
- a CDS encoding J domain-containing protein: MNIQEALNVFNLSGELTEKDIKTTYKKLALKYHPDRNPLGTELMKAVNTAFDFLMANIEKINQFQSTDNNARYNYGEELENVLTILSGLPGAIFEVIGNWVWISGETLEHKEKLKEIGCKWAAKKKQWFYRPEEHKSRFNRKEHTMDEIREMYGTDGRRKAKGWYRVEAKA; encoded by the coding sequence ATGAACATACAAGAAGCATTAAATGTATTTAATCTATCAGGTGAACTAACTGAAAAAGATATCAAGACCACTTATAAAAAACTCGCATTAAAATATCATCCAGATCGTAATCCTTTAGGCACTGAATTGATGAAAGCGGTTAATACCGCCTTTGATTTTCTGATGGCTAACATTGAAAAAATTAATCAGTTTCAAAGTACAGATAACAATGCTCGTTACAATTACGGTGAAGAACTTGAAAATGTACTAACAATACTTTCCGGTTTGCCTGGAGCGATATTTGAAGTCATCGGTAACTGGGTATGGATCAGCGGCGAAACCCTAGAACATAAAGAAAAATTAAAAGAAATTGGCTGCAAGTGGGCAGCAAAAAAGAAACAATGGTTCTATCGTCCAGAAGAACATAAAAGTCGTTTTAACCGTAAAGAACATACAATGGACGAGATCCGCGAAATGTATGGAACAGATGGCCGCCGAAAAGCAAAAGGCTGGTATCGCGTAGAAGCCAAGGCATAA
- a CDS encoding XRE family transcriptional regulator, giving the protein MTDIALTAETVKRLRVKTGLTQKEIAKLFGISLNYWQRKELNPDSAQHRKISKSEYTLLLLLAGEHPDFILQKRVHLEK; this is encoded by the coding sequence ATGACTGATATTGCACTAACTGCTGAAACTGTAAAACGATTGCGAGTAAAAACGGGATTAACCCAAAAAGAGATAGCTAAGTTATTTGGCATATCACTGAATTACTGGCAACGAAAAGAGTTAAACCCAGATAGCGCACAACACCGTAAAATCTCCAAAAGTGAATATACCTTATTACTATTACTCGCCGGAGAGCATCCTGATTTTATACTTCAAAAACGTGTTCATTTGGAAAAATGA
- a CDS encoding heparan-alpha-glucosaminide N-acetyltransferase domain-containing protein codes for MNCAITRPSNVSNRLLSIDALRGIIMLLMLLDHVRETFFLHMQVPDPMIAGETPAELFFSRFTAHLCAPVFIFLAGLSAYLYGSKKTYSQLATSQFLFKRGLFLIILELTLINFAWTFQLPPAKIFLQVIWAIGFSMIALAILLWLPRWLLVVLTVLLIAGHNLLDTLHFPIDHFMHIPWAILHDRGWIEITDSIKARTSYPILPWIGLIIFGYLAGSWFTESCNQQQRLKKLNCWGVGLLVGFICLRTINIYGDKPWILAGSWLDTVMSFLNITKYPPSLLFIMLTLGIGLLLLRLLELKQNLPWLKPLVTYGSVPMFFYILHLYILKSLYLIAMAIWGTNQGEYFGFDHVAMIWLVTIILAILFYPFVKLFSQFKARRKDLIWLKYL; via the coding sequence ATGAATTGCGCTATAACTCGCCCGTCCAACGTTAGTAATCGATTATTATCGATCGATGCATTAAGAGGCATTATCATGCTTTTAATGTTATTAGATCATGTGCGAGAAACATTTTTCCTTCATATGCAGGTCCCTGATCCAATGATAGCGGGTGAAACACCGGCTGAACTTTTTTTTAGTCGATTTACTGCTCATCTTTGTGCGCCGGTTTTTATTTTTTTGGCCGGTTTATCGGCTTATTTGTATGGAAGTAAAAAAACATATTCCCAGTTAGCCACTAGTCAATTTTTATTTAAACGCGGGTTATTTCTTATCATCCTTGAACTCACGTTAATCAATTTTGCTTGGACTTTTCAATTACCGCCGGCAAAAATTTTTCTGCAGGTTATATGGGCGATTGGGTTTTCGATGATTGCCTTAGCAATTTTACTTTGGTTACCAAGATGGCTGCTGGTAGTGCTGACGGTTTTATTGATTGCGGGTCATAATCTATTAGATACATTGCATTTCCCAATCGATCATTTTATGCATATTCCTTGGGCAATACTGCATGATAGAGGATGGATTGAGATTACTGACAGTATCAAAGCGCGTACATCTTATCCAATACTACCATGGATCGGTTTAATTATATTTGGTTATTTGGCTGGTTCATGGTTTACAGAAAGTTGTAATCAGCAACAGCGATTAAAGAAACTAAATTGCTGGGGTGTTGGCCTGTTAGTTGGTTTTATTTGTTTAAGAACAATTAATATCTATGGTGATAAACCATGGATATTAGCGGGCTCTTGGCTGGATACCGTGATGAGTTTTTTGAATATTACCAAATATCCGCCCTCTTTATTATTCATTATGTTGACGCTGGGCATTGGCTTACTACTGCTTCGGTTACTTGAGCTAAAACAAAATTTACCATGGTTAAAACCCTTAGTAACCTATGGTTCAGTACCGATGTTTTTTTATATTTTGCATCTTTATATATTGAAATCTCTCTATTTGATCGCAATGGCTATTTGGGGAACAAATCAAGGTGAGTATTTTGGTTTTGATCATGTTGCGATGATCTGGTTAGTGACCATCATATTAGCGATACTTTTTTATCCGTTTGTGAAGCTGTTTAGCCAGTTTAAAGCGCGCCGCAAGGATTTAATTTGGCTAAAATATCTATAA
- a CDS encoding amidohydrolase, which produces MTLFKRSYIISLALSLMLNCNLSFAEAIRQAADLVVMNADIYTSNPAKPVAQSLAVKNGKFIAVGSYDYIKNLIDKKTHIIDAHGNTIIPGLTDSHTHLLLGTELFYGVDLYGIQDRKKWKEMIRKKDSELPKGAWILGGRWEIQDGESLPTKQELDAIVSNRPIVLADSDFHTMWVNSAALKELGITNKTPNPSGGEITRDPKTGELTGLLKENALDLVINSPAYQKALPAKEDLILKVFKHFNSLGITSVHDMWSSGFDIYQNLLNSGKFPMRVWFGLMADISDEKSNPKQFKHYSEIREKMNNLSLNKEENWNQGPQFRFGYIKYFADGVMSTRTAALHEEYSDCRHHYGELIHTPEKMNKLVKLAHDEKFPVAVHAIGDHSVDMVIDAFKNNPSKAKQPDRIEHIELVKMETIPYFAKLNIVASMQPDHAIRPTYTEARLGKKRLKRSFAWQAILTSGAKLVFGSDWPTAIENPMIQLNDAVLREKNGKVWYGENALTFDEALYAYTQEPANIAGWGDKTGSISVGKFADFVILDKKIDKKTPINISNIKVDQTWFAGEKVYQK; this is translated from the coding sequence ATGACGTTATTTAAAAGATCTTATATTATAAGTTTAGCTTTGTCATTAATGTTAAATTGTAACTTATCTTTTGCTGAAGCTATAAGACAAGCCGCAGATTTAGTAGTAATGAATGCTGATATTTATACTTCAAATCCAGCTAAACCAGTAGCTCAATCTTTAGCTGTTAAGAATGGTAAGTTTATTGCTGTTGGTAGTTATGATTATATTAAAAATTTAATAGATAAAAAAACACATATTATTGATGCACATGGAAATACTATTATTCCTGGTTTAACAGATTCACATACGCATCTTTTACTAGGCACTGAATTATTTTATGGTGTTGATTTATACGGAATTCAAGATAGAAAAAAATGGAAGGAAATGATAAGGAAAAAAGATTCTGAATTACCAAAAGGAGCTTGGATTTTAGGTGGAAGATGGGAGATACAAGATGGTGAATCATTGCCAACTAAACAAGAACTTGATGCCATAGTAAGTAACAGACCTATTGTATTAGCTGATTCTGATTTCCATACCATGTGGGTCAATTCTGCAGCCTTAAAGGAATTAGGAATTACGAATAAAACTCCTAATCCTTCTGGTGGAGAAATAACAAGAGATCCAAAAACTGGTGAATTAACAGGTCTGTTAAAGGAAAATGCTCTTGACTTGGTAATTAATTCACCAGCATATCAAAAAGCATTGCCGGCAAAAGAAGATTTAATATTAAAAGTTTTTAAACACTTTAATAGTCTTGGAATAACCTCTGTACATGATATGTGGTCAAGTGGTTTTGATATTTATCAAAATTTACTTAATTCTGGAAAATTTCCCATGCGGGTTTGGTTTGGTTTAATGGCTGATATATCTGATGAAAAATCAAATCCTAAACAATTTAAACATTATTCTGAAATAAGAGAAAAAATGAATAATTTATCTCTTAATAAAGAAGAAAACTGGAATCAAGGCCCCCAATTTAGATTTGGTTATATAAAGTATTTCGCTGATGGAGTTATGTCAACTAGAACTGCAGCTTTACATGAAGAGTATTCAGATTGTCGACATCATTATGGAGAGTTAATTCATACCCCAGAAAAAATGAATAAATTAGTAAAACTTGCTCATGATGAAAAGTTCCCTGTAGCAGTACATGCAATAGGAGATCATTCTGTTGATATGGTAATTGATGCTTTTAAAAATAACCCATCAAAAGCAAAGCAACCTGACAGAATTGAACATATAGAACTTGTTAAAATGGAAACAATTCCTTATTTTGCCAAATTAAATATTGTTGCTTCTATGCAACCTGATCACGCTATACGTCCAACTTATACAGAGGCTAGATTAGGTAAAAAAAGATTAAAACGTAGCTTTGCTTGGCAGGCAATACTAACTAGTGGAGCTAAATTAGTCTTTGGTAGTGATTGGCCTACTGCTATAGAAAATCCAATGATTCAACTGAATGATGCTGTCTTAAGAGAAAAAAATGGTAAGGTATGGTATGGAGAGAATGCATTAACATTTGATGAAGCGCTTTATGCTTATACACAAGAACCCGCCAATATAGCTGGATGGGGTGATAAAACAGGAAGTATTTCAGTCGGTAAATTTGCTGATTTTGTTATTCTGGATAAAAAAATAGATAAAAAAACACCTATAAATATCAGTAATATCAAAGTAGATCAAACCTGGTTTGCTGGAGAAAAAGTATACCAAAAATAA
- a CDS encoding IS6 family transposase, giving the protein MNIVKQSFKRLHYPVDVILVCLRWYLAYSLSLRNLEEMMQERGIFVDHSTIHRWILRLTPKLASVARKKRKIYGGTWYLDETYIRIKGKWHYLYRAVEASGETIDFILSQKRNKKSALRFLKKAIHQNTYPMEVNIDKSGANRAALMSLNQRELGIKIRQCRYKNNMVEQDHRFIKKRYRAMLGFKTYRTAKVLLEGIEILHMLHKQQIPINGLILCPVDAFYTLVA; this is encoded by the coding sequence ATGAATATTGTTAAACAAAGCTTTAAACGTCTCCACTATCCCGTCGATGTCATTTTAGTTTGTCTACGTTGGTACCTGGCGTATTCCTTAAGCTTGCGTAACCTTGAGGAGATGATGCAGGAAAGAGGTATTTTTGTTGATCACTCCACCATTCACCGCTGGATTTTACGACTGACGCCAAAACTAGCAAGTGTTGCCAGAAAGAAACGAAAAATCTATGGTGGCACCTGGTATCTGGATGAAACCTATATCAGGATAAAAGGGAAATGGCATTATCTTTATCGCGCCGTAGAGGCTAGTGGTGAAACGATAGATTTTATTCTTAGTCAAAAGCGAAATAAAAAATCTGCATTACGCTTTTTAAAGAAAGCTATCCATCAAAATACCTATCCTATGGAAGTGAATATTGATAAAAGTGGTGCTAATCGGGCTGCATTAATGTCACTTAATCAACGTGAGCTGGGGATAAAAATAAGACAGTGCCGTTATAAAAATAACATGGTAGAGCAAGATCACCGTTTCATTAAAAAACGCTATCGAGCGATGCTTGGTTTTAAGACGTACCGAACGGCAAAAGTTTTACTGGAAGGAATAGAAATATTGCATATGCTCCATAAACAACAAATTCCTATCAATGGCCTAATTCTCTGTCCAGTCGATGCTTTTTACACTTTAGTCGCCTAA
- a CDS encoding type II toxin-antitoxin system RelE/ParE family toxin yields the protein MIKNFRHKGLERFFKTGVISGIQAKHAAKLRVQLTALNVAKKPSDMSAPSWKLHPLKGEALKGHWAISVNGNWRLTFKFEDEDVILVDYQDYH from the coding sequence ATGATTAAAAACTTTCGTCACAAAGGGCTAGAGCGTTTCTTTAAAACAGGCGTAATTTCAGGAATTCAAGCTAAACACGCTGCAAAATTACGCGTCCAATTAACCGCCTTAAATGTTGCAAAAAAACCTTCGGATATGTCAGCACCAAGTTGGAAGTTGCATCCATTAAAAGGAGAGGCGTTAAAAGGTCACTGGGCAATATCTGTTAATGGAAACTGGAGATTAACTTTTAAATTTGAAGACGAAGACGTGATCCTTGTCGATTATCAAGACTATCATTGA
- a CDS encoding HigA family addiction module antitoxin, translating into MTRMYNPSHPGIVLREYLSHVSITEAAKALGVTRVALSRILNGNSGISADMALRLESAIGTSAEMWIEMQAQYELWQASQKPRPDVHRLLPQA; encoded by the coding sequence ATGACTAGAATGTATAACCCTTCTCACCCAGGAATCGTTTTACGTGAATATTTAAGCCACGTTTCAATTACTGAGGCAGCAAAAGCATTAGGTGTTACTAGAGTTGCTCTTTCTCGCATCTTAAATGGCAATTCAGGCATTTCTGCTGATATGGCTTTAAGACTAGAAAGTGCGATTGGTACAAGTGCTGAAATGTGGATCGAAATGCAAGCTCAATATGAACTTTGGCAAGCATCTCAGAAACCACGACCTGATGTTCATAGACTGCTACCACAGGCTTAG
- a CDS encoding recombinase family protein → MSRVFAYCRVSTLEQTTENQRREIEAAGFNIKPHRIVEENISGSVAANERNGFVRLTDRLEAQDVLVVTKLDRLGRNAIDIRKTVENLSSLGVKVHCLALGGVDLTSPAGKMTMQVISAVAEFERDLLIERTQAGIVRAKLQGKKLGRPRSLDDKQREEVISHLKSGQSISSLAKIFNTTRQTIMRIRDAEFATEKSGIPA, encoded by the coding sequence ATGTCACGGGTTTTTGCTTACTGCCGAGTGTCAACATTAGAACAGACTACCGAAAATCAACGTAGAGAAATCGAAGCTGCTGGATTTAACATTAAACCACATCGAATTGTCGAAGAGAATATTAGCGGTTCGGTTGCTGCTAATGAAAGAAATGGATTTGTCCGATTAACCGACAGATTAGAAGCTCAAGACGTTCTTGTGGTAACAAAATTAGACCGACTCGGACGAAATGCTATTGATATTCGTAAAACCGTTGAAAATCTTTCCTCATTAGGAGTTAAAGTTCACTGTTTGGCATTGGGTGGTGTCGATCTCACGAGTCCAGCCGGAAAAATGACGATGCAGGTTATCTCAGCGGTGGCCGAGTTTGAACGGGATTTGTTAATTGAAAGAACACAGGCAGGAATAGTGAGAGCAAAATTGCAGGGTAAAAAGCTCGGTAGACCTAGGTCACTGGACGACAAACAAAGAGAAGAAGTGATATCTCATTTAAAAAGCGGTCAAAGTATCAGTTCTCTTGCTAAAATCTTTAATACAACCCGACAAACGATTATGCGAATAAGAGATGCAGAATTTGCAACGGAAAAATCTGGGATTCCAGCGTAG
- a CDS encoding transcriptional regulator yields the protein MKGFAKEKLYKFRNEFPELTDAQYETAMLLSIGINKKDIAVFRNVSYVVVRDTLQEIKNRMDFYSVNHIQSVFQCRLVTFGLTQCVLNEINRHNTNS from the coding sequence ATGAAAGGATTCGCCAAAGAAAAACTCTATAAATTTCGTAATGAATTTCCAGAACTGACAGACGCACAATATGAAACAGCAATGCTTCTCTCTATCGGAATTAACAAGAAAGATATTGCTGTATTCCGCAATGTTTCTTATGTCGTAGTACGAGATACATTACAAGAAATTAAAAACAGAATGGATTTTTATTCTGTTAATCACATCCAATCAGTTTTTCAGTGTCGGTTAGTCACATTCGGGTTAACTCAATGTGTCTTAAATGAAATAAATCGCCATAACACAAATAGTTAA
- a CDS encoding replication initiator protein A, translating to MKTLRPLKHKQLEFFIADEVNIYAFRDEMASMEHPFFALKGGDTKDREYKNGNVTVNVRSNSLGLATIFDKDVWIYAISKLQEAINNNEPISRTVVFTPYDFFVTTNRNKSGRSYIELEKALSRLKGTTIKTNIVYSVDEQETVEFGLIDSWRIVEKQKGKLDIGMVEITLPNWLYQAITKTKVLQISPDYFRIRKAIDRRLYEIARKHCGSQHEFIISLEKLHSKIGSSRELRKFKFDIKQLAKINDLPDYEISLDIVTDKVTFKNRKQNTLKADNSRMREKGKQAVYKIKKGILKE from the coding sequence TTGAAGACATTACGCCCTTTAAAACATAAGCAGTTGGAATTTTTTATTGCTGATGAAGTTAATATTTATGCTTTTCGCGATGAAATGGCGAGTATGGAGCATCCTTTTTTTGCATTAAAAGGAGGCGATACAAAAGATAGGGAATATAAAAATGGCAATGTAACTGTAAATGTAAGATCTAATTCACTTGGATTAGCCACTATCTTTGACAAAGATGTGTGGATTTATGCCATATCTAAGTTACAAGAAGCGATTAATAATAATGAACCTATTAGCCGTACTGTAGTTTTTACTCCTTATGATTTTTTCGTCACTACCAATAGAAATAAAAGCGGTCGATCTTATATTGAATTAGAAAAAGCATTATCTCGTCTTAAAGGAACAACAATTAAAACTAACATTGTTTACTCAGTTGATGAGCAGGAAACTGTAGAATTTGGTTTAATTGATAGTTGGAGAATTGTTGAGAAACAGAAAGGGAAATTGGATATAGGAATGGTGGAAATTACTTTACCAAATTGGCTCTATCAAGCAATTACAAAGACTAAAGTGTTACAAATTAGTCCTGATTATTTTCGTATTAGGAAGGCTATAGATAGACGTCTATACGAGATAGCTCGTAAACATTGTGGTAGTCAGCATGAATTTATTATTTCACTTGAAAAACTTCATTCAAAAATAGGTTCATCAAGGGAGCTCAGAAAATTTAAATTTGATATTAAGCAATTAGCAAAAATAAATGATCTCCCTGATTATGAAATTTCTTTAGATATTGTTACTGATAAAGTAACTTTTAAAAACCGTAAGCAAAATACATTAAAAGCAGATAATTCACGTATGCGAGAAAAAGGAAAACAGGCTGTTTATAAAATTAAAAAGGGGATTTTAAAAGAATAA
- a CDS encoding ParA family protein, which produces MTCIIAFVSQKGGVGKSTLSRALAREATIEGLKTKIADLDIQQSTTIDWHRRRLQFDIQPLVSVESFSTATQAISIANDYELLIIDGPARASKGTLDIARVANLVVQPTGASLDDLVPAIKLFHSLVKEGIPKPKLVFALVKIGTESEELETRNYIKEAGYEVLAGCLFEKPSYRQAQNSGYSVTETRYKALNERADELIQSLINQVGE; this is translated from the coding sequence ATGACATGTATAATTGCTTTTGTGTCACAAAAAGGTGGAGTAGGTAAAAGTACATTAAGTAGAGCTTTAGCCAGAGAGGCAACAATAGAAGGATTAAAAACAAAGATTGCCGATCTTGATATACAACAATCTACGACGATTGATTGGCATCGTCGTAGATTGCAATTTGATATACAACCTCTTGTTTCAGTCGAATCTTTTTCTACTGCTACTCAAGCTATTTCCATAGCTAATGATTATGAACTGTTGATTATTGATGGTCCAGCAAGAGCTAGTAAAGGAACCTTAGATATAGCAAGAGTGGCTAATTTGGTGGTACAACCAACTGGTGCATCTTTGGATGATTTGGTGCCTGCTATAAAGTTATTTCATAGTTTAGTAAAAGAAGGAATCCCTAAACCAAAGTTAGTTTTTGCTCTGGTTAAAATTGGTACTGAATCAGAAGAGTTAGAAACAAGAAATTATATTAAAGAAGCGGGGTATGAAGTTCTTGCGGGCTGTTTGTTTGAAAAACCATCATATAGACAAGCCCAAAACTCTGGATATTCTGTCACAGAGACGCGCTATAAAGCATTAAATGAACGAGCAGATGAACTTATTCAATCATTAATAAACCAAGTGGGTGAATAA
- a CDS encoding ogr/Delta-like zinc finger family protein, whose translation MAMRCPVCGETAHVRSSFYATKTTKESYHQCKNIECSCTFKTLETLYSIIRRPLSPDEIEKKAEPDLLPKQSNVHCLSKYGDNFKVAT comes from the coding sequence ATGGCGATGCGATGTCCTGTTTGTGGTGAAACGGCGCATGTGCGCTCCAGTTTTTATGCAACTAAAACAACTAAAGAGAGCTATCATCAATGTAAAAATATTGAATGCTCCTGTACTTTTAAAACGCTGGAAACCCTCTATAGTATTATTCGCAGGCCTTTGTCACCGGATGAAATCGAAAAAAAAGCTGAACCAGACTTGCTGCCTAAACAGTCTAATGTACATTGTTTGAGTAAATATGGTGATAATTTTAAAGTAGCCACATAA
- a CDS encoding IS6 family transposase: MCLVKQSFKRLHYPVDVILVCLRWYLAYSLSLRNLEEMMQERGIDVDHSTIHRWVLRLTPKLARVARKKRKIHGGTWYLDETYIRIKGKWHYLYRAVEASGETIDFVLSQKRNKKSALRFLRKAIHQNTYPMGVNIDKSGANLAALMSLNQGELGIKIRQCRYKNNIVEQDHRFIKKRYRAMLGFKTYRTAKVLLEGIETLHMLHKQQIPINGLILCPVDAFYTLAA; encoded by the coding sequence ATGTGTCTTGTTAAACAAAGCTTTAAACGTCTCCACTATCCCGTCGATGTCATTTTAGTTTGTCTACGTTGGTATCTGGCGTATTCCTTAAGCTTGCGCAACCTTGAGGAGATGATGCAGGAAAGAGGAATCGATGTTGATCACTCCACGATTCATCGCTGGGTTTTACGATTAACGCCAAAACTCGCCAGGGTTGCCAGAAAGAAACGAAAAATCCATGGTGGCACCTGGTATCTGGATGAAACCTATATCAGGATAAAAGGGAAATGGCATTATCTTTATCGTGCCGTAGAGGCTAGCGGTGAAACGATAGATTTTGTTCTCAGTCAAAAGCGAAATAAAAAATCTGCATTACGCTTTTTAAGGAAAGCTATCCATCAAAATACCTACCCTATGGGGGTGAATATTGATAAAAGTGGGGCTAATCTGGCTGCATTGATGTCACTTAATCAGGGTGAACTGGGGATAAAAATAAGACAATGCCGTTATAAAAACAACATAGTAGAGCAAGATCACCGTTTCATTAAAAAACGCTATCGAGCGATGCTTGGCTTTAAGACGTACCGAACGGCAAAAGTTTTACTGGAAGGAATAGAAACACTGCATATGCTCCATAAACAACAAATCCCTATCAATGGCCTAATTCTCTGTCCAGTAGATGCTTTTTACACTTTAGCCGCCTAA